The Schistocerca cancellata isolate TAMUIC-IGC-003103 chromosome 4, iqSchCanc2.1, whole genome shotgun sequence genome contains a region encoding:
- the LOC126183701 gene encoding aminoacyl tRNA synthase complex-interacting multifunctional protein 1 isoform X1 — protein sequence MKAINKEVIENLEVRARSAEQIIESLRTEIQQLTISKTLCALKAENESLKQEVASLISQLESIEKINRGEGQQVHAVHNISQVNVKALESALTATASQLVSSAADTESSSAPANCKKEKNKKDKNVENMTKNKQTHEKKDGGGKTAADKTKKADESQEQSVDVGRLDLRVGKIVNVKKHPDADSLYVEDINLGEDKPRTIVSGLVKHVPLEEMQNRLVIVLCNLKPAKMRGVLSEGMVMCASSPEKVEVLVPPRTCVPGDEVIVDGYPRNPDAVLNPKKKVFETVAVDLKTNDDRVATYKGVPLSVPGKGVITSPSLTNVFIK from the exons ATCCAGCAACTTACAATTTCAAAAACGTTGTGTGCTCTTAAAGCGGAAAATGAGTCCTTAAAGCAGGAGGTGGCGTCACTTATTAGTCAACTTGAGTCAATAGAGAAGATAAACAGAGGTGAAGGACAGCAG GTACATGCAGTACACAATATTTCACAAGTAAATGTTAAGGCACTTGAAAGTGCTCTCACAGCCACTGCAAGTCAACTAGTGTCTTCTGCTGCTGATACAGAGAGCAGTAGTGCTCCTGCAAAttgtaagaaagaaaaaaataaaaaggacaagaatgtagaaaatatgacaaaaaacaaacaaacacatgaGAAAAAAGATGGTGGTGGAAAAACTGCAGCAGATAAAACTAAGAAGGCTGATGAATCACAAGAACAATCGGTAGATGTAGGAAGATTAGACCTCAGAGTTGGAAAAATTGTTAATGTTAAGAAACATCCAGATGCTGATTCTTTGTATGTTGAAGATATCAATCTTGGAGAAGACAAGCCACGTACAATT GTCAGTGGTTTGGTGAAGCATGTGCCCTTGGAAGAGATGCAGAATCGACTTGTGATTGTTCTTTGCAATCTGAAGCCAGCTAAAATGAGAGGAGTGTTATCCGAAGGAATGGTTATGTGTGCAAGCTCACCAGAAAAAGTAGAGGTTTTAGTTCCTCCTCGCACCTGCGTACCAGGTGATGAGGTGATTGTTGATGGGTACCCCAGGAATCCAGATGCTGTTCTCAATCCCAAGAAAAAGGTTTTTGAAACAGTTGCCGTAGATTTGAAAACAAAtgatgacagagttgctacgtatAAAGGTGTACCCCTCTCTGTTCCAGGAAAAGGTGTTATCACCTCACCAAGTCTaacaaatgtttttataaaataa
- the LOC126183701 gene encoding aminoacyl tRNA synthase complex-interacting multifunctional protein 1 isoform X2: MIQQLTISKTLCALKAENESLKQEVASLISQLESIEKINRGEGQQVHAVHNISQVNVKALESALTATASQLVSSAADTESSSAPANCKKEKNKKDKNVENMTKNKQTHEKKDGGGKTAADKTKKADESQEQSVDVGRLDLRVGKIVNVKKHPDADSLYVEDINLGEDKPRTIVSGLVKHVPLEEMQNRLVIVLCNLKPAKMRGVLSEGMVMCASSPEKVEVLVPPRTCVPGDEVIVDGYPRNPDAVLNPKKKVFETVAVDLKTNDDRVATYKGVPLSVPGKGVITSPSLTNVFIK, from the exons ATG ATCCAGCAACTTACAATTTCAAAAACGTTGTGTGCTCTTAAAGCGGAAAATGAGTCCTTAAAGCAGGAGGTGGCGTCACTTATTAGTCAACTTGAGTCAATAGAGAAGATAAACAGAGGTGAAGGACAGCAG GTACATGCAGTACACAATATTTCACAAGTAAATGTTAAGGCACTTGAAAGTGCTCTCACAGCCACTGCAAGTCAACTAGTGTCTTCTGCTGCTGATACAGAGAGCAGTAGTGCTCCTGCAAAttgtaagaaagaaaaaaataaaaaggacaagaatgtagaaaatatgacaaaaaacaaacaaacacatgaGAAAAAAGATGGTGGTGGAAAAACTGCAGCAGATAAAACTAAGAAGGCTGATGAATCACAAGAACAATCGGTAGATGTAGGAAGATTAGACCTCAGAGTTGGAAAAATTGTTAATGTTAAGAAACATCCAGATGCTGATTCTTTGTATGTTGAAGATATCAATCTTGGAGAAGACAAGCCACGTACAATT GTCAGTGGTTTGGTGAAGCATGTGCCCTTGGAAGAGATGCAGAATCGACTTGTGATTGTTCTTTGCAATCTGAAGCCAGCTAAAATGAGAGGAGTGTTATCCGAAGGAATGGTTATGTGTGCAAGCTCACCAGAAAAAGTAGAGGTTTTAGTTCCTCCTCGCACCTGCGTACCAGGTGATGAGGTGATTGTTGATGGGTACCCCAGGAATCCAGATGCTGTTCTCAATCCCAAGAAAAAGGTTTTTGAAACAGTTGCCGTAGATTTGAAAACAAAtgatgacagagttgctacgtatAAAGGTGTACCCCTCTCTGTTCCAGGAAAAGGTGTTATCACCTCACCAAGTCTaacaaatgtttttataaaataa